One genomic window of Gossypium hirsutum isolate 1008001.06 chromosome D11, Gossypium_hirsutum_v2.1, whole genome shotgun sequence includes the following:
- the LOC121223810 gene encoding uncharacterized protein, with protein MRILPSFLFLPCSRVSTITLRLVPCVWRFFLRTSLSSLMVRFKLLLLLAPFFLAWERCNTMVISWLHHSISPAIVTSILWIDLAYEIWRDLRERFSQGDVFRISDLQEEIFALKQGDRTVTDYFIDLKILWDELLQFRLVPSCSCHHPCSCGALTILHRYQENDCVIRFLTGLNDYFAGVRSQIMLIHPLPSLNKAFSMVMQQERQLTPVSYQVFTSNIVRQPSSARKPQNKSSVDSRQCTYCGGSSHRIDTCYKKHGYPPGYKSK; from the coding sequence ATGAGAATCCTACCCTCGTTCTTGTTTCTCCCGTGCTCACGAGTCTCAACTATCACTCTTAGGCTCGTGCCATGCGTATGGCGCTTTTTTCTAAGAACAAGCTTAAGTTCGTTGATGGTACGATTCAAGCTCCTACTGCTACTGGCCCCCTTTTTTCTTGCTTGGGAACGTTGCAATACCATGGTTATTTCTTGGCTGCATCATTCCATTTCCCCTGCCATTGTTACGAgcattttgtggattgatttagCTTATGAGATTTGGCGAGATCTTCGTGAAAGATTCTCTCAAGGCGATGTGTTTCGCATTTCAGATTTGCAGGAAGAAATCTTCGCTTTAAAACAGGGTGATCGTACTGTCACCGATTACTTCATTGATTTAAAGATTCTTTGGGATGAATTGCTTCAATTTCGGCTTGTTCCTTCCTGCTCTTGCCATCATCCTTGTTCTTGCGGGGCTCTCACTATCCTTCATCGTTATCAAGAAAATGACTGCGTGATTCGGTTCTTGACGGGTCTTAATGACTATTTTGCTGGTGTTCGCTCTCAAATTATGTTGATCCATCCCTTGCCTTCTTTGAATAAGGCTTTCTCTATGGTGATGCAACAAGAGAGGCAGCTAACGCCAGTTTCTTATCAGGTTTTTACGAGCAACATTGTTCGCCAGCCCTCCTCCGCCCGCAAGCCGCAAAATAAATCCTCTGTTGATAGCCGCCAGTGCACTTATTGTGGTGGCTCTAGCCACAGGATTGACACCTGTTACAAGAAGCATGGTTATCCTCCCGGCTACAAGAGCAAGTAG
- the LOC107912896 gene encoding proline dehydrogenase 2, mitochondrial-like: MATRVLSSSPKLLNNLRSFIKPLNSASAASASPLNFDEKPELSTVEKQHPIATTLHQPTTTLDLDDHQKLFASVPTLKLLRSSVNLGLASNETFVDFGMWVMNSRLMETPLLRDIVLKTVKHTFFEHFCAGETTTEAGECVRKIQEAGLRGMLVYAVEHTSDNAGCDRNLEGFSQSVEFAKSLPPSSVSFVIAKITAICPISLLKRMSDLLRWQYKDSSLNLPWKLNTLPIFTDSSPLYHTLQRPQPLTAQEESDLELAHQRLLKLCQKCAQYNVPLTIDAEDTSIQPAIDYFTYSSAIMYNKDDNPIVYGTMQAYLKDARERLFNTARTAEKLGIPMGFKLVRGAYMSSETKLASSLGFDSPVHNTIQDTHACFNDCASFMIEKIADGYGGLVLATHNLESGKLAASKARNLGIEKGNQKLEFAQLYGMSEALSIGLRNAGFQVSKYLPYGPVDMVMPYLLRRAEENRGLLSTSSLDRTLMGKELKRRLKSLQFAKPEMAASAAGSMKIEIGTP; the protein is encoded by the exons atggcaacaagAGTTCTCTCATCATCACCGAAGCTCCTCAACAACCTCCGCTCCTTCATCAAGCCTCTCAACTCCGCCTCTGCTGCTTCCGCCTCACCCCTCAATTTCGACGAAAAACCTGAGCTTTCCACCGTCGAGAAACAGCACCCAATTGCAACAACTCTTCATCAACCAACCACAACCCTTGACCTTGATGACCACCAGAAGCTTTTCGCTTCGGTTCCGACGTTGAAGCTTTTACGTTCGTCGGTCAATCTCGGGTTGGCTTCCAATGAGACGTTCGTCGATTTCGGGATGTGGGTTATGAATTCCAGGCTTATGGAAACGCCTCTGCTACGTGACATCGTATTGAAAACCGTCAAACACACCTTCTTCGAACATTTCTGCGCCGGTGAAACAACGACGGAGGCCGGCGAGTGCGTGAGGAAAATCCAGGAGGCTGGTCTGCGAGGGATGCTTGTTTACGCCGTCGAACACACCAGCGATAACGCCGGATGTGACCGGAATTTGGAGGGCTTTTCACAGAGTGTCGAGTTCGCCAAGTCACTTCCACCTTCATCT GTAAGCTTTGTGATAGCGAAGATAACAGCAATATGTCCCATTAGTCTACTAAAGAGGATGAGTGATTTATTAAGGTGGCAATACAAAGACTCATCATTGAACCTTCCATGGAAACTCAACACATTGCCAATTTTCACCGACTCAAGTCCGTTGTACCATACACTCCAAAGACCCCAACCATTAACCGCACAAGAAGAATCGGATCTTGAATTGGCACACCAAAGACTGTTAAAACTTTGCCAAAAATGCGCGCAGTACAACGTTCCTTTAACCATTGATGCCGAGGACACGTCGATTCAACCCGCCATCGATTACTTCACGTACTCCTCGGCCATCATGTATAACAAAGATGATAACCCCATTGTCTACGGCACGATGCAAGCTTACTTGAAAGACGCGAGGGAGCGGCTGTTTAACACGGCGAGGACGGCGGAGAAGCTGGGGATTCCTATGGGGTTTAAGCTGGTGAGAGGCGCTTACATGTCGAGCGAAACCAAGTTGGCTTCTTCCTTAGGGTTCGATTCGCCGGTTCACAACACCATTCAAGACACCCATGCTTGTTTCAATGATTGTGCTTCGTTTATGATTGAGAAGATTGCTGATGGGTATGGCGGACTCGTTCTCGCAACTCATAATCTTGAGTCAG GGAAATTGGCAGCATCGAAAGCACGAAATTTAGGAATTGAGAAGGGGAATCAAAAGCTTGAATTTGCACAGTTATATGGAATGTCGGAAGCGCTGTCGATTGGATTGAGAAACGCAGGGTTTCAAGTTAGCAAATACTTACCCTATGGACCAGTTGATATGGTAATGCCATACCTTTTAAGGAGAGCCGAAGAAAATAGAGGACTCTTATCAACTTCAAGCCTTGATAGAACTCTCATGGG GAAGGAGTTGAAGAGAAGATTAAAGAGCCTGCAATTTGCGAAGCCAGAGATGGCAGCTTCAGCAGCAGGTAGCATGAAGATAGAAATAGGAACGCCATAA